DNA sequence from the Sediminibacillus dalangtanensis genome:
GCACCTGTCCCGATAATTGCGACATGAATCATGGCAAACACCTTCCTTTTCCATTTTATTCACCAACAGGCATACTATTAATATGCAGTCCAGAAAAGCTCTTCTATTTGTTGAGTGCAAGGGCAGATTCTCCTGGGTCACTTCCTAAAAAAACGATTTGACACCGCTTTCAAATTTCACAAAAAGAACAGCTATCCACTATTCTTCTTTTTCAAGTAGAACAACCTTATTTAAAATAGTTTGGATAGCGTTCTTTTAACTCTTCTTTCTCAAAGTCGACTAAATGCAAATGCTTTCTCATTGCTTCCTCGGCTAAATCCGCCTGTTGCTTGGAAATGTACCCGAAGATTTCTTTATGCTGGGAAACAAGTACATTCCAATCCGGATTGGAAGCTAGTCTCAACATACGCAGCCGATCAAAATGGGTGTTCATTTTTCTTATCATTTCCCATGTCCGCTGTTTGCCGCTTCCTTCAAACAGCAAGCGGTGAAACGCTTCATCTAGCTCGAATAGTCGGTGGTGTGTCCCTTTTTCCAGGCAAAGGTCCTGCATCGTCAAATTGGTTTCTAGCTGAAATAATTGATCTTCCCCAAAATTACTGCAGGCCTCTTTCACGATAGCTCTTTCGATATTTTCTCTGACAAAACGCCCTTCTTCCACCAGGCTTAAATCGATTTGCGAGACACGTGTGCCGCTTT
Encoded proteins:
- a CDS encoding GntR family transcriptional regulator, with the translated sequence MEVVTISTTKRVNGSTRDFVYETVKQQIINWELEPGTKISEKEVAEKLEVSRTPVREAFMKLAQEELLGVYPQSGTRVSQIDLSLVEEGRFVRENIERAIVKEACSNFGEDQLFQLETNLTMQDLCLEKGTHHRLFELDEAFHRLLFEGSGKQRTWEMIRKMNTHFDRLRMLRLASNPDWNVLVSQHKEIFGYISKQQADLAEEAMRKHLHLVDFEKEELKERYPNYFK